From a single Bacillus marinisedimentorum genomic region:
- a CDS encoding DUF1128 domain-containing protein, whose translation MNLEEKNRENLSFMIEDLANELQVVNREAIKPENFQLEDYDEIKDIYSMVKSKNNISVSEMQALIAELGRLRK comes from the coding sequence ATGAATCTTGAAGAAAAAAACCGTGAAAATCTTTCCTTCATGATTGAAGACCTTGCAAACGAACTGCAAGTCGTTAATCGTGAAGCCATTAAGCCAGAGAATTTCCAGCTGGAAGACTATGATGAGATCAAAGACATCTACAGCATGGTTAAAAGCAAAAACAACATCTCCGTCAGCGAGATGCAAGCCCTTATAGCAGAACTGGGCAGACTAAGAAAATAA